One genomic segment of Fusobacterium nucleatum includes these proteins:
- a CDS encoding DapH/DapD/GlmU-related protein produces the protein MRLSELNFGRVEKDGEFDWLGLTAEEYEGKKHLVFFESEKYLKELEKNSTLSCVITTDILREKIKRKDIGILVSKTPREDFFKLHNLLNKNNFYKMGKKENKISNTAKISKTAVIKSNNIVIEDNVEIDDFVVIYPNVTIKKNVKIGAGTIIGSRPLEVFSNGKENFHISAVGDIFIDENVEIYSNTTVEMGVFGTTYIGKHVHIDDLVQVGHDVKIGDLCIIIAGTVIGGRTRIGENSYLSINSTIKNGLILGKNCKVNMGAVVSQNVKENETVTGNLAIEHSKFIKNLKKTLE, from the coding sequence ATGAGGTTATCAGAATTAAATTTTGGTAGAGTAGAAAAAGATGGAGAATTTGATTGGTTAGGACTTACAGCAGAAGAATATGAAGGGAAAAAGCATTTAGTATTTTTTGAGTCAGAAAAATATTTAAAAGAATTAGAAAAGAATTCAACATTATCTTGTGTAATTACCACAGATATTCTTAGAGAAAAGATTAAAAGAAAAGATATAGGAATTTTAGTATCAAAAACTCCAAGAGAAGATTTTTTTAAACTTCACAATCTTTTAAATAAAAATAATTTTTACAAAATGGGGAAAAAAGAAAATAAAATTTCTAATACAGCTAAAATTTCAAAGACAGCAGTTATAAAATCAAATAATATTGTAATTGAAGATAATGTAGAAATTGATGATTTTGTAGTTATTTATCCAAATGTTACAATAAAAAAGAATGTTAAAATAGGTGCTGGAACAATAATAGGAAGTAGACCATTAGAAGTATTTTCAAATGGGAAAGAAAATTTTCATATTTCCGCTGTAGGAGACATCTTTATAGATGAAAATGTAGAAATTTATTCCAATACAACAGTTGAAATGGGAGTTTTTGGAACAACTTATATTGGAAAGCATGTTCACATTGACGACTTAGTTCAAGTTGGACATGATGTTAAGATAGGAGACTTATGTATAATTATTGCTGGAACTGTTATTGGAGGTAGAACAAGAATAGGTGAAAATAGTTATCTTAGTATAAATTCAACAATAAAAAATGGTTTGATTTTAGGAAAAAATTGTAAAGTAAACATGGGTGCTGTAGTTAGTCAAAATGTAAAAGAAAATGAAACAGTTACAGGAAATTTAGCTATTGAACATAGTAAATTTATAAAGAATTTAAAAAAGACATTAGAATAG
- a CDS encoding DegT/DnrJ/EryC1/StrS family aminotransferase gives MKISLLNLKRQYKYLKEDIEKNISEILEGGAYINGPQTKKFEKRMEEYLGVKHAIGIGNGTDALVIALEALRIGKGDEVITSPFTFFATAEAISVVGAIPVFVDVKLEDFNIDENKIEKAITPKTKAIIPVHIFGTPANIDKINEIAKKNNLYVIEDACQAIGAKYKDKMVGTLSDIACFSFFPTKNLGTYGDGGLITTNDDNLATICRALKAHGSGENGEIAYNSLNNIEEEVKVDNQVDDTVYNPKKYYNYLIGHNSRLDELHAGILNIKLNYLDEWNTKRNSIAKYYDEKLDDKRYKKMELSRDNYNVYHMYIIQTENRDKLTKKLDKAEIAYGIYYPVPLHLQKVYKDLGYKEGDLPNAEYLSKRTLAIPVDPELTEEEKEYIVNFLNNLEI, from the coding sequence ATGAAAATATCTTTACTAAATTTAAAAAGACAATATAAATATCTAAAAGAAGATATAGAAAAAAATATTTCAGAAATTTTAGAAGGAGGTGCATATATAAATGGACCCCAAACTAAAAAATTTGAAAAAAGAATGGAAGAATACCTAGGTGTGAAACATGCTATAGGAATAGGAAATGGGACAGATGCTTTAGTTATAGCATTAGAAGCTTTAAGAATAGGTAAAGGAGATGAAGTTATAACAAGTCCTTTTACATTTTTTGCAACTGCTGAAGCAATATCAGTAGTTGGAGCTATTCCAGTTTTTGTTGATGTAAAATTAGAAGATTTTAATATTGATGAAAATAAAATAGAAAAAGCTATAACTCCTAAAACAAAAGCTATTATACCAGTTCATATTTTTGGAACACCAGCAAATATAGATAAAATAAATGAAATAGCAAAGAAAAATAATTTATATGTTATAGAAGATGCTTGTCAAGCAATTGGAGCTAAATATAAAGATAAAATGGTAGGAACACTTTCTGACATAGCTTGTTTCTCATTTTTTCCAACAAAAAATTTAGGAACTTATGGTGATGGAGGATTAATAACTACAAATGATGATAACCTTGCTACTATTTGTAGAGCTTTAAAAGCACATGGGAGTGGAGAAAATGGTGAGATTGCATATAATTCACTTAACAATATAGAAGAAGAAGTAAAAGTAGATAATCAAGTAGATGATACAGTTTATAATCCAAAGAAATATTATAATTATTTAATAGGACATAACTCAAGATTGGATGAATTACATGCGGGAATATTAAATATTAAATTAAACTATTTAGATGAATGGAATACTAAAAGAAATTCTATTGCAAAATATTATGATGAAAAATTAGATGACAAAAGATATAAGAAAATGGAATTAAGTAGAGATAACTATAATGTTTATCATATGTATATTATTCAAACTGAAAATAGAGATAAACTGACTAAGAAATTAGATAAAGCAGAAATAGCTTATGGAATATATTATCCTGTGCCTTTACATTTACAAAAAGTATACAAAGATTTAGGATATAAAGAAGGAGATTTACCAAATGCAGAATATCTATCTAAAAGAACATTGGCAATTCCTGTTGATCCTGAGTTAACAGAAGAAGAAAAAGAATATATTGTGAATTTCTTAAATAATTTAGAAATATAG
- a CDS encoding nucleotide sugar dehydrogenase: MRENIKICVVGLGYVGLPLAIAFAEKDFSVIGFDLNQEKIKKYLEGIDPTNEVGNDKIKNIKNLEYTYNNTKISEADFIIVAVPTPVLENKSPDFRPLIGASTIIGKNMKKGSIVVYESTVYPGATEEVCLPILEKESGMKCGVDFKIGYSPERVNPADKVNTLTKIKKITSGIDKESSDTIAEVYESIIEAGIHKASSIKVAEAAKVIENSQRDINIAFINELAMIFDRIGIDTLEVLEAAGTKWNFLPYRPGLVGGHCIGVDPYYLADKANELGYHAQVILAGRRINDGMAKFVAEKTIKKLINANIRVKGADILVMGLTFKENCPDLRNSKVNDIILELKEYGVNVHVVDPIAEKVEAKKEYGIELENLKDIKNMDAIIVAVGHKEYRGMDIKELHQYYNEVYNKPLLVDVKSIFDKEKAGKEYDYWRL; the protein is encoded by the coding sequence ATGAGAGAAAATATTAAAATTTGTGTAGTTGGGTTAGGATATGTAGGATTACCTTTAGCAATTGCTTTTGCTGAAAAAGATTTTAGTGTTATAGGTTTTGATTTAAATCAAGAAAAAATAAAAAAATATTTGGAGGGAATTGATCCAACAAATGAAGTTGGAAATGATAAAATAAAAAATATTAAAAATTTAGAATACACTTATAATAATACAAAGATATCAGAAGCAGATTTTATTATCGTAGCAGTACCAACTCCAGTATTAGAAAATAAATCGCCTGATTTTAGACCATTGATAGGAGCCTCAACTATTATTGGAAAAAATATGAAGAAAGGTTCAATAGTTGTATATGAATCTACTGTTTATCCAGGAGCAACAGAGGAGGTTTGTTTACCTATTTTAGAAAAAGAATCTGGTATGAAATGTGGAGTTGATTTTAAGATAGGATATTCACCAGAGAGGGTAAATCCAGCTGACAAAGTGAATACCTTGACAAAAATTAAGAAAATTACATCAGGAATAGATAAAGAAAGTTCAGATACAATAGCGGAAGTTTATGAATCAATAATAGAAGCTGGGATACATAAAGCAAGTTCAATTAAGGTTGCAGAAGCTGCAAAAGTTATAGAAAACTCTCAAAGAGATATAAATATAGCATTTATAAATGAATTAGCAATGATATTTGATAGAATTGGAATAGATACTTTAGAAGTTTTAGAAGCAGCAGGAACTAAGTGGAATTTTTTACCATATAGACCAGGATTAGTAGGGGGACATTGTATAGGGGTGGATCCATATTATCTTGCAGATAAAGCAAATGAGTTAGGTTATCATGCACAAGTAATATTGGCTGGAAGAAGAATAAATGATGGTATGGCAAAATTTGTAGCTGAAAAAACTATAAAAAAATTAATCAATGCAAATATAAGAGTAAAAGGTGCAGATATTTTAGTAATGGGACTAACTTTTAAAGAAAATTGTCCTGATTTAAGAAATTCAAAAGTAAATGATATTATATTAGAACTAAAAGAATATGGAGTTAATGTTCATGTAGTAGATCCAATAGCAGAAAAAGTAGAAGCTAAAAAAGAATATGGAATTGAGTTAGAAAATTTAAAAGATATAAAAAATATGGATGCTATTATAGTAGCTGTTGGTCATAAAGAATATAGAGGTATGGATATAAAAGAATTACACCAATACTATAATGAAGTTTATAACAAACCTTTACTTGTAGATGTAAAATCTATTTTTGATAAAGAGAAAGCAGGGAAAGAGTATGATTATTGGAGGCTATAA
- a CDS encoding DegT/DnrJ/EryC1/StrS aminotransferase family protein translates to MEKRKITFSPPDITDREIAEVVDTLKSGWITTGPKTKKFEKEIAKYCGVKKSVCLNSATAAMELALRLFDIGEGDEVITSAYTYTASASVIYHCGAKIILADTKKGEFNIDPKEIEKLITPRTKAIIPVDIAGFPANYSEILEVVEKKKDIFNPKKGTYQEKLGRILVLADAAHSFGSKYKGRKIGSVADITSFSFHAIKNLTTAEGGALTWNLPNDFDSEQIYKELMLLALHGQNKDALAKLKAGAWKYDIVMPGYKCNMTDIMASIGLVQLQRYDSEILKKKSELVFYYEKYLEDLIDKIELPIFKNDIKESCKHLYMIRLKSQDEEKRNEIIARLGENDIATNVHFQPLPLLTAYKNLGFKIEDYPNAYNQYKNEISLPLHDFLSEDDVKYICEYIKKLI, encoded by the coding sequence ATGGAAAAAAGGAAAATTACTTTTTCTCCACCTGATATAACAGACAGAGAAATAGCAGAAGTAGTAGATACATTAAAATCTGGTTGGATTACTACAGGACCTAAAACAAAAAAATTTGAAAAAGAAATAGCAAAATATTGTGGAGTAAAAAAATCTGTTTGTTTAAATTCAGCAACAGCTGCAATGGAATTAGCCCTTAGATTATTTGATATAGGAGAAGGAGATGAAGTTATAACATCAGCCTATACTTATACAGCTTCAGCTAGTGTAATATATCATTGTGGTGCGAAGATAATTTTAGCTGATACAAAAAAAGGTGAATTCAATATAGATCCTAAAGAAATAGAGAAATTAATAACTCCTAGAACTAAAGCTATAATACCAGTTGACATTGCTGGATTTCCAGCCAACTATTCTGAAATTTTAGAAGTAGTTGAAAAGAAAAAAGATATATTTAATCCTAAAAAGGGAACCTATCAAGAAAAATTAGGCAGAATATTGGTTTTAGCTGATGCTGCACATTCATTTGGAAGTAAGTATAAAGGAAGGAAAATAGGAAGTGTTGCAGATATAACTTCATTTTCATTTCATGCAATAAAGAATTTAACAACAGCAGAAGGTGGAGCGTTGACATGGAATCTTCCTAATGATTTTGATAGTGAACAAATTTATAAAGAGTTAATGTTGTTAGCTTTACATGGACAAAATAAAGATGCATTAGCAAAACTAAAAGCAGGGGCTTGGAAATATGATATAGTTATGCCTGGTTATAAGTGTAATATGACAGATATTATGGCTTCTATCGGTTTAGTACAACTTCAAAGATATGATAGTGAAATTTTAAAGAAAAAATCAGAATTAGTATTTTACTATGAAAAGTATCTAGAAGATTTAATAGATAAAATAGAATTACCTATCTTTAAAAATGATATTAAAGAAAGTTGTAAACATTTATATATGATAAGATTAAAAAGTCAAGATGAAGAAAAGAGAAATGAAATAATTGCAAGATTAGGAGAAAATGATATAGCAACAAATGTTCATTTTCAACCATTACCACTTTTAACAGCATATAAGAATTTAGGATTTAAAATAGAAGATTATCCTAATGCTTATAATCAATATAAGAATGAAATTTCTTTGCCACTTCATGATTTTTTAAGTGAAGATGATGTGAAATATATTTGTGAATATATAAAAAAATTAATTTAA
- a CDS encoding sugar transferase, whose amino-acid sequence MLKRIFDIILSLFGLIILLPFMLIIAIFIKLDSKGPIFFRQVRVTKNGREFKIFKYRTMRVGSDKYSQITVGKDNRITKIGAFLRKYKLDEIPQLINVLLGDMSLVGPRPEVPKYVALYTDEQKEILKVRAGITDYASIEFSDENDLLASEEDPEKAYIEKVMPKKIELNKKYISEISMLTDIKIILITIKKILK is encoded by the coding sequence TTGTTAAAAAGAATATTTGATATAATTCTTTCTCTATTTGGTTTGATAATATTGTTACCTTTTATGTTAATAATAGCAATTTTTATTAAACTTGATTCCAAAGGACCTATATTTTTTAGACAGGTTAGAGTAACAAAAAATGGAAGAGAATTTAAAATTTTTAAGTATAGGACTATGAGAGTTGGTTCAGATAAATATAGTCAAATAACAGTTGGAAAAGATAATAGGATAACTAAAATAGGAGCATTTTTAAGAAAATATAAATTGGATGAAATACCTCAATTAATAAATGTCTTATTAGGTGATATGAGTTTAGTTGGACCGAGACCAGAAGTACCTAAATATGTTGCTCTTTATACAGATGAACAAAAAGAAATTTTAAAAGTAAGAGCAGGAATAACAGATTATGCTTCAATAGAATTTTCAGATGAAAATGATTTACTAGCTTCAGAGGAAGACCCAGAAAAAGCATATATAGAAAAAGTTATGCCTAAAAAAATAGAGTTAAATAAAAAGTATATATCAGAAATTTCAATGCTAACGGATATAAAAATTATTCTAATAACTATAAAAAAAATACTGAAATAA
- a CDS encoding nucleoside-diphosphate sugar epimerase/dehydratase — protein sequence MNSIRKLIKFLIDIFLLNTSLAVSVFLKYDQIQITEKNLKFLIYYNLSFCIIYFILKIYNNSWRFSGVSEYTSLIILSVSITILSYVLRKYLGLNTKSSLYFEVFIIFTFLLILSRFLMFLTRMKGIIKKDLDQENVLIYGAGESGVLLVKESRINPNFPYRIIGFLDDNPNKIGGKVYGLRVFGGLDKVKEIVEKKDISKIIISMPSASQNKISIILKEINKIENLSVKILPNVDNLIEDGNLTTQLRNIKLEDLLGRDEIKINTKEVFDFIQDKVIFVTGGGGSIGSELINQIAKYNPKKIINIEINENSSYLMELELKRKYPYLDYKTEIASVRDFDKLDMLFNKYRPDILFHAAAHKHVPLMENNPEEAIKNNIFGTRNVAECCLKYKLESVVLISTDKAVNPTNVMGATKRVCEMIFQKYSEKSSDTKFMAVRFGNVLGSNGSVIPIFSKLIEEGKNLTLTHKDIIRYFMTIPEAAQLVIEAATIGKGGEILILDMGEPVKIYDLAKNMIKLSGSNLGIDIVGLRPGEKLFEELLYDVNSSEKTSNNKIYITNMENEKVKVDIENYYTILKDLIKENDTIGMRKTLANIIGTFKGRVE from the coding sequence ATGAACAGTATTAGAAAATTAATAAAGTTTTTAATAGATATATTTTTATTGAATACATCACTAGCTGTTTCTGTTTTTTTAAAATATGATCAAATACAAATAACAGAAAAAAATTTAAAGTTTTTAATATATTATAATCTTTCTTTTTGTATTATATATTTTATTTTAAAAATCTATAATAACAGTTGGAGGTTTAGTGGTGTTTCAGAATATACCTCTTTAATAATTTTAAGTGTGTCAATAACAATCTTATCATATGTATTAAGAAAATACTTAGGACTAAATACAAAGAGTAGTCTATATTTTGAAGTCTTTATTATTTTTACATTTTTATTGATACTTTCTAGATTTTTAATGTTTTTAACTAGAATGAAAGGAATTATAAAAAAAGATTTAGATCAAGAAAATGTACTTATTTATGGTGCTGGGGAGTCTGGTGTTTTGTTAGTAAAAGAATCTAGAATAAATCCTAACTTTCCATATAGAATTATAGGTTTTTTAGATGATAATCCAAATAAAATAGGTGGAAAAGTATATGGTTTAAGAGTTTTTGGAGGTTTAGATAAAGTAAAAGAAATAGTAGAAAAAAAAGATATTTCTAAAATAATTATATCTATGCCATCAGCAAGTCAAAATAAAATTTCTATTATTTTAAAAGAGATTAATAAAATAGAAAATTTATCTGTAAAAATATTACCAAATGTGGATAATTTAATTGAAGATGGAAATTTAACTACTCAACTTAGGAATATAAAATTAGAAGATTTATTAGGAAGAGATGAAATAAAAATAAATACAAAGGAAGTATTTGATTTCATACAAGATAAGGTAATATTTGTGACAGGTGGTGGGGGAAGTATTGGTTCTGAACTTATTAACCAGATTGCAAAATATAATCCTAAGAAAATTATCAATATAGAAATTAATGAAAATTCTTCATATCTTATGGAGCTAGAATTAAAAAGGAAATATCCATATTTAGACTATAAGACTGAAATTGCCAGTGTAAGAGATTTTGATAAATTAGATATGTTATTTAATAAATATAGACCAGATATACTATTTCATGCTGCTGCTCATAAACATGTACCACTTATGGAGAATAATCCAGAAGAAGCAATAAAAAATAATATATTTGGGACTAGAAATGTAGCAGAATGTTGCTTAAAATATAAATTAGAGTCAGTGGTTTTAATTTCAACAGATAAAGCAGTAAATCCAACTAATGTTATGGGAGCAACAAAAAGAGTTTGTGAAATGATTTTTCAAAAATATTCTGAAAAATCGAGTGATACAAAGTTTATGGCAGTTAGATTTGGAAATGTTTTAGGAAGTAACGGCTCAGTTATTCCAATATTTTCAAAATTGATAGAAGAAGGAAAGAATTTAACACTTACCCATAAAGATATCATAAGATATTTTATGACTATACCAGAAGCAGCTCAATTAGTTATAGAGGCAGCAACTATTGGTAAAGGTGGAGAGATATTAATATTGGATATGGGGGAACCAGTAAAAATATATGATTTAGCTAAAAATATGATTAAATTATCAGGATCTAATCTTGGAATAGATATAGTTGGTTTAAGACCAGGTGAAAAATTATTTGAAGAACTTCTATATGATGTAAATTCATCAGAAAAGACATCTAATAATAAGATTTATATAACCAATATGGAAAATGAAAAAGTTAAAGTTGATATAGAGAATTATTATACAATTCTTAAAGATTTAATTAAAGAAAATGACACTATTGGAATGAGAAAAACTTTAGCTAATATTATTGGTACTTTTAAAGGGAGAGTGGAATAA
- the rfbD gene encoding dTDP-4-dehydrorhamnose reductase translates to MKLIFGANGKLGTDFKELFDSIGEKYIATAKDAMDITNGDFLRAYIKTMHQNYKIDTIINCAAYNDVDKAETEKELCYKVNAEAPANLAMIASEIGATYITYSTDFVFNGMTTNYLYNESTGYTEDDEPHPLSAYAKSKYEGELLISQIIENPENTSKIYIVRTSWVFGKGSMNFVEKIIELSKEKDELKVVDDQISSPTYSKDLAYFSWELIKKGCESGVYHLTNDGIASKYEEAQYILEKISWKGNLIRAKSEDLNLLAERPKFSKLSCKKIKEKLGVSIPTWKDAIDRYFKENNK, encoded by the coding sequence ATGAAACTGATATTTGGAGCTAATGGTAAGTTAGGTACAGATTTTAAGGAATTATTTGATTCTATTGGTGAAAAGTATATTGCTACTGCAAAAGATGCAATGGATATAACTAATGGTGATTTTTTAAGAGCATATATTAAAACTATGCACCAAAACTATAAGATAGATACAATTATTAACTGTGCAGCATACAATGATGTGGATAAGGCGGAGACAGAAAAAGAATTATGTTATAAAGTAAATGCAGAAGCACCTGCAAATTTAGCAATGATAGCTTCAGAAATTGGGGCAACATATATAACATATTCAACAGACTTTGTTTTTAATGGAATGACAACTAATTATTTGTATAATGAGAGCACAGGGTATACAGAGGATGATGAACCTCATCCACTATCAGCTTATGCAAAATCAAAATATGAAGGAGAGTTATTAATATCACAAATAATAGAAAATCCTGAAAATACTTCAAAAATATATATAGTGAGAACTTCTTGGGTATTTGGGAAAGGTAGTATGAACTTTGTTGAAAAGATAATAGAACTTTCAAAAGAAAAAGATGAATTAAAAGTGGTAGATGATCAAATTTCTTCTCCAACTTATTCAAAGGATTTAGCTTATTTTAGTTGGGAACTTATAAAAAAAGGTTGTGAAAGTGGTGTTTATCATTTAACAAATGATGGAATAGCTTCAAAGTATGAAGAAGCTCAATATATTTTAGAAAAGATTTCTTGGAAAGGAAATTTAATAAGAGCTAAAAGTGAGGACCTTAATTTATTAGCAGAAAGACCTAAATTTAGTAAATTAAGTTGCAAAAAAATTAAGGAAAAGCTAGGAGTATCTATTCCTACTTGGAAAGATGCGATAGATAGATATTTTAAAGAAAATAATAAATAA
- the rfbC gene encoding dTDP-4-dehydrorhamnose 3,5-epimerase translates to MKDLFIIEPQIFEDSRGYFFESYNYNTFKEIGIDNIFVQDNHSKSLKGVLRGLHFQKERHSQAKLINILKGSILDIVVDLRTNSETFGKYFAIELNEKNKKILFIPRGFAHGFLTLEDGTEIFYKCDNFYNPKSETGIIWSDRDLNIDWNLKKYDINENELIISEKDKKNISFKEYKKINNIE, encoded by the coding sequence ATAAAGGATTTATTTATTATAGAACCACAAATATTTGAAGATAGCAGAGGTTATTTTTTTGAAAGCTATAACTATAATACCTTTAAAGAAATTGGTATAGATAATATTTTTGTTCAAGATAATCATTCAAAATCTTTAAAAGGGGTTTTAAGAGGTTTACACTTTCAAAAAGAGAGACATTCACAGGCTAAATTAATAAATATTTTGAAAGGTTCAATATTAGATATAGTTGTAGATTTAAGAACGAATAGTGAAACTTTTGGAAAATATTTTGCAATAGAATTAAATGAAAAAAATAAGAAGATATTATTTATTCCAAGAGGTTTTGCACATGGCTTTTTAACTTTGGAAGATGGAACAGAAATTTTCTATAAATGCGATAATTTCTATAACCCTAAAAGTGAAACTGGAATAATTTGGAGTGATAGAGATTTAAATATAGATTGGAATTTAAAAAAATATGATATCAATGAAAATGAATTAATTATCTCTGAAAAAGATAAGAAAAATATAAGTTTTAAAGAATATAAAAAAATAAATAATATTGAATAG
- a CDS encoding undecaprenyl-diphosphate phosphatase yields the protein MNAIILVVILAIVEGITEFLPVSSTGHMILVNKFIGGEYLSPNFINSFLIIIQLGAIFSVVVYFWKDISPFVRTKKEFVLRFRLWLKIIVGVLPAMVIGLLLDDIIDKYFLNNVLIVAITLITYGVIFIGIEIVYKLKNIKPKVKRFSGLKYRTAFLIGFFQCLAMIPGTSRSGATIIGALLLGLSRPLAAEFSFYLAIPTMFGATALKLFKNGLAFTEMEWSYLALGSAIAFVVAYIVIKWFMDFIKKRSFASFGLYRIILGIVVIILLH from the coding sequence ATGAATGCAATTATATTAGTTGTTATTCTTGCAATAGTTGAAGGTATCACTGAATTTTTACCAGTCAGCAGCACAGGACATATGATACTTGTCAATAAATTTATTGGTGGAGAATATCTATCTCCAAATTTTATTAATAGCTTTTTAATTATAATACAACTTGGAGCAATATTTTCAGTTGTGGTTTATTTTTGGAAGGATATAAGTCCTTTTGTAAGAACAAAAAAAGAATTTGTTTTAAGATTTAGATTGTGGCTGAAAATCATAGTTGGTGTTTTACCAGCAATGGTTATAGGTCTGTTATTAGATGATATAATAGACAAATATTTTTTAAATAATGTTCTTATAGTTGCAATAACTTTAATAACTTATGGAGTTATTTTTATAGGGATAGAAATTGTATATAAGTTAAAAAATATTAAACCTAAGGTAAAAAGATTTAGTGGTTTAAAATATAGAACAGCATTTTTAATAGGATTCTTCCAATGTTTAGCAATGATACCTGGAACTTCAAGGTCAGGGGCAACTATAATAGGTGCTTTACTTTTAGGTTTATCAAGACCACTAGCAGCAGAATTTTCATTTTATTTAGCTATACCTACTATGTTTGGAGCAACAGCCTTAAAACTTTTTAAAAATGGTTTAGCTTTTACTGAAATGGAATGGTCTTATTTAGCATTAGGGTCAGCAATAGCTTTTGTAGTAGCATATATAGTTATAAAATGGTTTATGGATTTTATCAAAAAAAGAAGTTTTGCTTCTTTTGGATTATATAGAATAATATTAGGAATTGTAGTAATCATTTTATTGCATTAG
- the rfaD gene encoding ADP-glyceromanno-heptose 6-epimerase codes for MIIVTGGAGMIGSAFVWKLNKMGIKDILIVDKLRKEDKWLNIRKREYYDWVDKDNLKEWLACKENANNIEAVIHMGACSATTETDADFLMDNNFAYTKFLWNFCAEKNIKYIYASSGATYGMGELGYNDDVSPEELQKLKPLNKYGYSKKFFDDWAFKQKNQPKQWNGLKFFNVYGPQEYHKGRMASMVFHTYNQYKENGYVKLFKSYKEGFKDGEQLRDFVYVKDVVDIMYFMLTNDVKSGIYNIGTGKARSFMDLSMATMRAASHNDNLDKNEVVKLIEMPEDLQGKYQYFTEAKINKLREIGYTKEMHSLEEGVKDYVQNYLAKEDSYL; via the coding sequence ATGATAATTGTTACAGGTGGAGCTGGAATGATTGGAAGTGCTTTTGTATGGAAGTTAAATAAAATGGGGATAAAAGATATCTTAATAGTTGATAAATTAAGAAAAGAAGATAAATGGTTAAATATTAGAAAAAGAGAATATTATGATTGGGTAGATAAAGATAATTTAAAAGAATGGTTAGCCTGTAAAGAAAATGCTAATAATATAGAAGCAGTAATACATATGGGGGCTTGTTCAGCAACAACAGAAACAGATGCAGATTTTTTAATGGACAATAATTTTGCTTATACTAAATTTTTATGGAATTTTTGTGCTGAAAAAAATATAAAATATATTTATGCTTCTTCTGGTGCGACTTATGGTATGGGAGAACTTGGATATAATGATGATGTAAGTCCAGAAGAATTACAAAAGTTAAAACCTCTAAATAAATATGGTTATTCAAAGAAATTTTTTGATGATTGGGCATTTAAACAAAAAAATCAACCTAAACAATGGAATGGCCTAAAATTTTTTAATGTATATGGTCCACAAGAATACCATAAAGGAAGAATGGCTTCAATGGTATTTCATACATATAATCAATATAAAGAAAATGGTTATGTAAAACTTTTTAAATCATATAAAGAAGGATTTAAAGATGGAGAACAATTAAGAGATTTTGTCTATGTGAAAGATGTAGTAGATATAATGTATTTTATGTTAACTAATGATGTAAAATCTGGAATCTATAACATAGGCACAGGAAAAGCAAGAAGCTTTATGGATTTATCTATGGCAACAATGAGAGCAGCTTCTCACAATGATAATTTAGATAAAAATGAGGTTGTGAAATTAATTGAAATGCCAGAAGATTTACAAGGAAAATATCAATATTTCACAGAAGCAAAAATTAATAAATTAAGAGAAATAGGATATACTAAGGAAATGCATAGCTTAGAAGAAGGAGTGAAGGACTATGTCCAAAACTATTTAGCTAAGGAAGATTCTTATCTATAA